The genomic region GGCTGGCGTGGTTGGTGCTGCACCTGGTGTACCTGGTCGGGTTCCGGCGCAAGCTCACCACGCTGCTGTCGTGGACGGTGACGTTCCTGTCGACCCAGCGCGGCAACCTCACCATCACCGAGCAGCAGGCCTACGCGCGCACGCGGATCGAGGAACTCGAAGAGATCGCGGCCTCGATCCAGGAGACCGAGAAGGCTGCCAGTTAGAGGCGCTCCCCCTGCCAGGTCGCCAGCGCACCGCCGGAGGCCAGGGCGAGTACCGCGCCTGCAGCCGGGAAATCGGGTTGCGGGTAACGGAGTTCACTGACGCACGCCCGCGGCGTGCCCAGCGCGTCGTCGGCGACCGAGCCGTCCCCCAGCTCCATGCGGTGCCGTAGCAGCGGCATACCGTCCACGTCGGCGTGCAGTGCGCCCGACCAGAATCCCTGTCGCTCACCGGACCTGCCGATCTGCACTCGCTCGCGCACGCGCACACGGGCGGTGCCGGTCAGCGTCAGCCGAGTCGTGGTGACGTGTCGCGAAGCGCCTGCGACAACGGTGGGTTGCGGGTCGAGGTCGAGGTCGCCGGCGACCTCGAGCGCCCAGATCGCCTGCGACTCGGGCGTCGCAGCGCCGGGCAGCGCCACGGTCGCGGCCGCGCTGCGGATGGCCAGCCGGGCGCCGGACTCCACGACGACCCGCACGGTGATCACGTCACCACCCAGCGGCGTGGCCGCCGCCGACACCAGATGCACGGTGTCGGCGGCGGTGAGCCGGGCGGCCAGCCCGCCGGTGCACTCGATTCGGGGCCGGCGCCCGTTGGGGGCGACGATGACCACGTCGGAACGCATCGGCTAGTGCTCGGCCGGAACCCGCAGTTGCTCGCGCACCCACGCCAGCACCGGGGTCGCGGCGGGGTCCTCGGTCAGCGAGATCAGCAGCGTCGGGCGGTCCCCGCGGACGGCCGCCGCATCGCGGCGCATCACGTCGAGGTCGGCGCCGACCATCGGCGCGAGGTCGGTTTTGTTGACCACCAGCAGGTCCGAGAATGTGACGCCGGGTCCGCCTTTGCGCGGCACCTTGTCCCCGCCGGCCACGTCGACGACGAAGATCTGCACATCGATCAGCCCGGACGAGAACGTGGCGGTGAGATTGTCGCCGCCGGACTCGACCAGGATCAGCTCCAACCCGTCGTTGCGAGCCACGAGGTCGTCGATGGCGTCGAGGTTGGCGGTGATGTCGTCACGGATCGCGGTGTGGGGGCAGCCTCCCGTCTGCACGGCCGCGATCCGCTCGTCGGGCAGCACCGCGTGGCGGCGCAGGAAGTCGGCGTCCTCGGTGGTGTAGATGTCGTTGGTCAGCACCGCCAGCGACAGCTGCTCGCGCAACTGCCTGCACAATGCCGCGACCAGCGCCGTCTTACCCGATCCCACCGGCCCGCCGACACCGACGCGCAGCGGCTCCCCCGGTGTTCGTTGGCGTTTCGGCCGCACGACGTGGTCGTGTGGCTGCCCGTCCAGGAAATGCGGTGGCATGGTGCTCCTTTCGCGCCGACGGCGGATCTCAAGAGACGAAGAGGGGTCGTTCCCGTTCGCTGTGCCGCTGGGCCAGCACGTCAAGCAGTGGATCGGACAGCTCGGCCGGTTCCTTGACCGCGGCCGCCGCGACCTGGTCGCACTCCGACGCCAACTCGAAGGTCAGCGCGGCGACGTCACCGGGATCGAGGGCCAGCAGGCGCTGGGCGGCCGTCGCCGATCCGGTCATGGTGGTGTAGACGACCGACAGGGCGGTCTGCTCGACGGTCAACTTCGCCGCCCTCCCCACCGCACCGGCTGCGACGGCGAGATGCGGGGTCGCGCCGAGCGGTGCCCAGTCCTCACCGGCCCAGACCCGGCGGGCCAGCCGGATCAGCCCGCGGCCCTGTGCGCGCGAAGCCCGCCTGGCCGCCGGAGACGGTGTGCGGGCATCCGTTTCGCGGTCGGCTTCGCCCACCGACATGGTTCCGGCGTGGACGGCGGCGGCCAGCGATGCGGTCACCAGGCCGTGGGCGCGGATCCGCCGGCGCAGATAGGCCCGTAGCGTGGCCAGATCCACCACCAGCCCGCTGGCGACCGCCTCCTCCGCTCCACCGGAATGCACGTGGCCGCCGGTCGGCAAGCGCGAGTCGGCGAGCGCGAGCAGGTTGGTCAGTGTCATCAGAACAGGAAATACCGTTGTGCCATGGGCAGTTCGGCTGCGGGCCGCTCCTGCCACACCTCACCGTCGATACGCACGGTGAAGGTGTCGGGATCCACCTCGATGCGGGGCAGCGCGTCGTTGAGCGGCATCTGGGCCTTGCCGACCTGCCGAACGTCTCGCACCGGGACGAGTCGGCGCTTGACGTCGATCCGGTCGGCGAGGCCGTCCTCGATAGCCTGCGGCGATACGAAGTGCACCGACGTGGCCGCAGCGGCGGCCGGCGCCGCACCGAACATCGGGCGCGGCAGCACCGGCTGCGGGGTGGGAATCGAGGCGTTGGCGTCACCCATCGCCGCCCAGGCGATCATGCCGCCCTTGAGCACCGCGTGCGGGCGCACGCCGAAGAACGCCGGATCCCACAGCACCAGGTCGGCGACTTTGCCGACCTCGACCGAACCGATCTCGCCGTCGAGGCCGTGGGCGACGGCCGGGCAGATGGTGTACTTGGCGACGTAGCGGCGGGCCCGGTTGTTGTCCGCCCCTTGATTTCCGGATGTGTCGCCGGGCAGTGACCCGCGTCTGCGCTTCATCACGTGCGCGGTCTGCCAGGTGCGCAACACCACCTCACCGATGCGGCCCATCGCCTGCGCGTCGCTACCGATCATCGAGATCGCACCGATGTCGTGCAGCAGGTCCTCGGCGGCGATGGTCGATGGCCGAATCCGGCTCTCCGCGAACGCGAGATCCTCCGGGACGCTGGGGTTGAGGTGGTGACACACCATCAGCATGTCGAGGTGCTCGTCGAGGGTGTTGACCGTGTGCGGGCGGGTCGGGTTGGTCGAACTCGGAAGCACGTGGGGTTCACCCGCCACGGTGATGATGTCGGGTGCGTGGCCGCCACCGGCGCCCTCGGTGTGGTAGGCGTGAATCGACCGGCCCTTGATCGCAGCCAACGTGTTCTCCACGAAGCCCATCTCGTTGAGCGTGTCGGTGTGGATGTTGACCTGGACTCCCGCGGCCTCGGCGACGGTCAGGCAGGCGTCGATGGCGGCAGGGGTGGTGCCCCAGTCCTCGTGCAACTTGAAAGCGGCTGCCCCGCCTCGCAATTGTTCCCACATGGCCTCGGCGCTGACCGTGTTGCCCTTGCCGAGCAGTGCGACGTTGAGCGGCCAGGAGTCCAGCGACTCGAGCATCCGGGCCAGATGCCAGGCGCCAGGCGTCACCGTGGTGGCCTTACTGCCCTCGGCCGGTCCGGTGCCGCCAGCGACGATCGTCGTGATACCGCTGCCCAGCGCCTCCTCCATGATCTGCGGGCAGATCAGATGGACGTGGCAGTCGATGGCGCCTGCGGTCACGATGTGGCCGTTGCCCGCGATCACCTCCGTCGACGGGCCGACCACCAGACCGGGGTGCACACCGGACATGATGTCGGGGTTGCCCGCCTTACCGATCGCGACGATCCGGCCATCGCGGACCCCGATGTCCGCCTTGATGATCCCCCAGTGATCGAGGATGACCGCGCCGGTGATGACGGTGTCGGGAGCGCCGTCGGCGCGGGTCGCGCGGGACTGTCCCATCGACTCGCGCAGGACCTTGCCCCCGCCGAAAACCGCTTCGTCGCCCGCGAGTCCCGGACCACCACTGCGGTCCTCGGTGATCTCGACGAACAGGTCGGTGTCGGCCAACCGGATCCGGTCACCGGTCGTGGGTCCGTACAGCGCGGTGTACCGCGCCCGCGACAACGCCGTCATGACGGGTCCAACCGTCCGGGCGGGTTCGGGCTCAGCCCGTGCACCTCGCGGGCTCCGCGCAGTGCGACCAACGAAACCATCTGTGCGACACCGGGTTCAAAGCGCACTGCCGTGCCCGCGGGAACGTCGAGTCGGTGGCCGTGTGCGGCATCGCGGTCGAACGACAGCGCGGCGTTGGCCTGCGGCAGGTGCACGTGG from Mycobacterium sp. IDR2000157661 harbors:
- a CDS encoding urease subunit beta, encoding MIPGEIVFGDGDIELNAGADRLTMEVVNTGDRPVQVGSHVHLPQANAALSFDRDAAHGHRLDVPAGTAVRFEPGVAQMVSLVALRGAREVHGLSPNPPGRLDPS
- the ureG gene encoding urease accessory protein UreG, with protein sequence MPPHFLDGQPHDHVVRPKRQRTPGEPLRVGVGGPVGSGKTALVAALCRQLREQLSLAVLTNDIYTTEDADFLRRHAVLPDERIAAVQTGGCPHTAIRDDITANLDAIDDLVARNDGLELILVESGGDNLTATFSSGLIDVQIFVVDVAGGDKVPRKGGPGVTFSDLLVVNKTDLAPMVGADLDVMRRDAAAVRGDRPTLLISLTEDPAATPVLAWVREQLRVPAEH
- a CDS encoding urease accessory protein UreD, with the protein product MRSDVVIVAPNGRRPRIECTGGLAARLTAADTVHLVSAAATPLGGDVITVRVVVESGARLAIRSAAATVALPGAATPESQAIWALEVAGDLDLDPQPTVVAGASRHVTTTRLTLTGTARVRVRERVQIGRSGERQGFWSGALHADVDGMPLLRHRMELGDGSVADDALGTPRACVSELRYPQPDFPAAGAVLALASGGALATWQGERL
- a CDS encoding urease subunit alpha yields the protein MTALSRARYTALYGPTTGDRIRLADTDLFVEITEDRSGGPGLAGDEAVFGGGKVLRESMGQSRATRADGAPDTVITGAVILDHWGIIKADIGVRDGRIVAIGKAGNPDIMSGVHPGLVVGPSTEVIAGNGHIVTAGAIDCHVHLICPQIMEEALGSGITTIVAGGTGPAEGSKATTVTPGAWHLARMLESLDSWPLNVALLGKGNTVSAEAMWEQLRGGAAAFKLHEDWGTTPAAIDACLTVAEAAGVQVNIHTDTLNEMGFVENTLAAIKGRSIHAYHTEGAGGGHAPDIITVAGEPHVLPSSTNPTRPHTVNTLDEHLDMLMVCHHLNPSVPEDLAFAESRIRPSTIAAEDLLHDIGAISMIGSDAQAMGRIGEVVLRTWQTAHVMKRRRGSLPGDTSGNQGADNNRARRYVAKYTICPAVAHGLDGEIGSVEVGKVADLVLWDPAFFGVRPHAVLKGGMIAWAAMGDANASIPTPQPVLPRPMFGAAPAAAAATSVHFVSPQAIEDGLADRIDVKRRLVPVRDVRQVGKAQMPLNDALPRIEVDPDTFTVRIDGEVWQERPAAELPMAQRYFLF
- a CDS encoding urease accessory protein UreF, which codes for MMTLTNLLALADSRLPTGGHVHSGGAEEAVASGLVVDLATLRAYLRRRIRAHGLVTASLAAAVHAGTMSVGEADRETDARTPSPAARRASRAQGRGLIRLARRVWAGEDWAPLGATPHLAVAAGAVGRAAKLTVEQTALSVVYTTMTGSATAAQRLLALDPGDVAALTFELASECDQVAAAAVKEPAELSDPLLDVLAQRHSERERPLFVS